DNA from Canis lupus familiaris isolate Mischka breed German Shepherd chromosome 33, alternate assembly UU_Cfam_GSD_1.0, whole genome shotgun sequence:
AACTCCCACTTGCCGCCCTTGTgggaaaattcaaagaaaaagagatacagaAACACAATCTGAGCAGAAAAAAAGCTTGGAGATCAGAGTTCTGCTCGGATATCATTTTATATCTGAGAAAATAAGACTCATAGGGGTCCTGTGACATGCCAGAAGGACAAGGCCACAGCCTCTCTTAACTGGAAGGAGTCTTGGCATCATCTATTCTATTATTCTCTGAGGGATGCCTTCCTCCCAATATGTGCCTGCCAAATGGCCCACATTCATCCCACATCTGTATGTCAGAGCTCCAGCTATTTCAAGGCAGAAGTCATGTcaccattaatattttttcttttagataaaaaTCTTTGATACTAGGAAAAATAGGGAATTCCTTTGACCATTCCTTTTAAGACATGATTTCAAGTGCTTTTACTGTCCTGTGTATACcctaatatttgttttcttacagGGTGTGCCTAGAATCTGAGAAGTAAATTTGTAGATGTGGCCACACTAGTATCAAATAGATCAGGTCAATCACCTCCCTTACTGTTGACATTATGCTTCTATAATGATAGCTTTTATTCATCTTAGTGCATTTCTCTGTTCATGTACATGAACCTATGCTTAAGTCCTTTACATGTTTCCTATGAAAAGTCCATCTTCTCAAGCCTGTGTACTTGGCTTTTTTTGCCTGTCAACTTTCATCTTGCCAGATTCTCCCCATTGCTCCAGCCTATTGAGCTCCCTTCAGATTCTGGTTCTGATATCCTCTCTATTTACTATCTCCTCTGGCTTCACATCAGCTACAGAATCATCAGGTTATCACTATTGTACCCATTCAAGTCATGGGCATAATTTTGACCAGGACTGAGCCTGAGTAGAGTCTGCCCTCTGGATGCACATGGATCCAATCAATCAGAACTCTGGTGTGGCAGATTATATCCATTCTCACCCGGTTTGTATTTCTCTACCTAtttctgaaggtttttttttttttttttttaagatttatttattcagggatccctgggtggcgcagcggtttggcgcctgcctttggcccagggcgtgatcctggagacccgggatcaaatcccacatcgggctcccggtgcatggagcctgcttctccctctgcctgtgtctctgcctctctctctctctctctctctctgtgactatcataaataaataaaaatttaaacaaaaaaaaaaaaagatttatttattaatgagagacacacacacacagagaaaggcagagagacaggcagagggagaagcaggccccatgcagggagcctgacatgggactccatcccgggtctccaggatcacgccctgggctgcaggcggcactaaaccactgcaccaccagggctgccctctgaaggatgtttttagaaatttggCTAAAAGCCCATGGCTGTAGCATTTCTCTATCCTATGGCCTACCAGCCTTAATGTTAAATACTCACCCAACAAGTCAGTGGCTGAGCTGAAACAGTATAGTCTTTGCTGTTCCAAATATCCCAGCCCATGTGGAGATATGAGAGACAGACAACTGGAACACAGTCAAGAGGACTGGGCTCTCCTCTCCTCCATCggtcaggaaaaaaatagatgtaagAAGGGAGGGCTTCAGAATGACCTGTCTGTGAGAACATAGTTGCAAGTAGATTAAAATCTCTGGCTAAATCTGCTTTGAGTATACCATTGTCCTTTcccatgatttttctcttctgcaaattaGAGAGAATGATATCTTCTTGGGGCATCAGTTggtggagtatgcaactcttgatcccagaATTGTGGGTTCAAGGCCCGTGTTCGgcatagagatgacttaaaaataaaatatttttttaaaaatctttttttctttaagattatatttatccattcatgagagacagagagagggggagaggcacaggcacaggcagagggagaagaagcaggctcaatgcagggagcctgatgtgggactcgatcccgggactgcaggatcacgccctgagccaaagcaggtgccaaaccgccgagccacccagggatcccctaaaaaatcTTCTTTAAGTATGGGCTGGTAGTCATTTGAAACAGTCAAACATGGATCCTCCACTATGGTTTTAAGATACTTCTTAGGAAACTTCTGTCTTCTcaggaaagagaatttttaaattatatgactAGTCAGAAGAACTAGCCATTACTACATCTTCACATACTAACCTACTAGATATGAATCTTTACAGACAGTTCTAGTCTAGCCCAAGGCTCAAAAGCTTCTATGCCTGTCTTGAGTTCCATAGTCTGTGATGTCATAACTTTAGTATCACAACTGACCTCCTGTCCTTAGCCTTGTCTTTAAGATTTGAAtgacgagggatccctgggtggcgcagcggtttggcgcctgcctttggcccagggcgcgatcctggagacccgggatcgaatcccacgtcaggctcccggtgcatggagcctgcttctccctctgcctgtgtctctgcctctctctctctctctgtgactatcataaataaaaaaaaaaaaaaaaaaaaaaaattaaaaaaaaaaaaaagatttgaatgaCGAAAACCTATCTCGGCTTTAGGTGGGAGATACTGGGGTTTATCCTTGACTATGAAAGTAGGAGGAATCCTAAGATGAATCTATAAGGAAGATACTGGGAATTCTTTCCCCCTGTAGGGCTTAGGCAGAGAATTAATACTGATCTATCTACAAAACCTGAGGAAGGTGTGACCTCAAACAAATCTGACCTCTAGCCTCGTaagagtttcagttttttttcttttaagatatgtttattcattttacagaaagagaacacatacatgcaagccaggggaggggcagaggaagaggaagagaatcctcaagcagactccctgctgagcatagagacCAATGCAGGGTTCGACATGGGGGTttcgatttcaggaccctgagatcatgacctgagctgaaatcaagagttagacacttaacagaccgagccacccaggtgctcctaggaTTTCAGTTTTTTTGAGAGGTGCTACAGAAAGAATAAAGTGGAAAGtggtcattgttttatttatttttttttaaagattttatttatttatttattcatgatagtcacacggagagagagaggcagagacataggcagagggagaagcaggctccatgcagggagcccgatgtgggattcgatcccgggtctccaggatcgcgccctgggccaaaggcaggcgccaaaccgctgcgccacccagggatccctggtcatTGTTTTAAATCAATGACCTTCTATGATCTACTCTTGCAGCCTGCCAACAGGAGCAATGTGGTCATTTGGTGGGACACCACCTCCTGGATGCTGCCTGGACCATCAGCTTCATGGGCTGCATTGCTCTGAAAGGCTTTTCCACTTAGACTGACTTCCCTTCTTTATCACCAGATTCCTCTTGAGGTACAAGCCTTCCTAggaaaaatatattgcatttctatCACATATGCCTGGGCTTAGTCATATTTTGGCTGATATTAATTTGGCTTAAAGTAACGTTAGAGTTATCAGCTTATCCATCCTTTAATGCTCCAAAAATCTATTTAGTCATGCCAAGAAGATGGGAATCTAGTTTTCTTAAAGACTATATTGAGAAGTAATCTTTTTTATAAAGCAGTTTATTGAACATCTGTGCAAGCATAttgttaataatgaaaaaaattagaaacaacctaaatatccattagTAGGATAATGTGTTGTTCCTGGAATagtttctgtattatttaaattctggatAATGAAAATGCTTTCATATTACTTGTGTCAGGTTATCACTATAGACTTCCAAGTAGTCCCTTTCCTTTACTCTTGCCTTTTATAATTGGTCTCACTGCTTTCTCAGTGattatgaaaaatgcaaataggATGGTGGCACTTTGGGAATTAAAGCTTTCTTGTGGTTTATGCCTCATTATCTATTCATTAAGTGCCAAGCTCCCTGGCATGTGTACTAGCCCTCAtgatctctccctcttctcctccaaaGCCTCAGCTCCCATGCCTGTGTTCTGCTTTCCAGCCACATGTGACTTGCATCAATCCTCTGAACctatcagtttcttttcttttttttttagattttatttattcattcatgagagacacagagagagaggcagagacacaggcagagggagatgcaggctccatgcagggagcccgacgtgggactcgatcccgggtccccgagatcacgccctgagctgcaggcggcgctaaaccgctgagctacccaggctgcccgaccTATCAGTTTCTTTCACAGCTACATAGCTTTGCACTTACTCTGCTCTCTGCTTTCAGTACCTCTGCCTTTTTCTCAAAATCAAATTTGAGCATTGCCATCCCCCTCTACCCTCAGAAAATGTAAGCCTGCTTGTTTCAACAGCCTCGATGGGCTCTTAGGACACTCTGCACAAAGCTATGTTCACATCTGTCTGCCCAAATAGAATGAATGTTCTTGAGAGCTGAGAGGTGTCTTATCTCATATTTACCACTGAAGCACAGGCCCTACTGGagactgaataataataaatagatgaatgagtaaagtAATGTATTAACAAGTGTACAATTCTAATGCTGTATCTATTAGTTGGTGTTTTTTTAGGCTGTacttgatttcttaaaaatattttgtttatttatttattcatgagcgacacagaaaggcagagacatagacagagggagaagccagcttccTATGGGGAGACTAATATGGGACTCGATGCCaagacaccaggatcatgacctgacccaaaggcagacaaccactgaaacacccaggtgcccctgtacttgATCTTTCAAGCCATATTCACATATATGAAAATGTTGGGTTAGGGGAAGAGAGGTCCCATGTCTAATCTCGGGCTCAAACCCCACTAAAGATGGTCCTGCTCATAATAATAAAGACCATCTACAGTCCTCAGTTCCACGAGACCTTCTGTGACATTTGGAACACAGTCAGGTACTTCAGCTGGGATATCCTATGTCTTTGGGAGATCAGAGTCATCTCAGGATTTGAGCCCAATCTCAGTACTTCGTTTTTGCCCCAGGCTGGAACAGGTGTGAAGGTTGGTATATGGTATAAACCTGTTGCCAAgacaattttgaaatatgaaaatatactgAACATGATGGAAATTTGTTCCCCTAGAATGCCTCATCTGCATATGTGTGTGAATTTGCCTTAGGAATAATAGCTGATGCTGACCAAAGCAGTGATCTCTTAATGTCTCCCATGCTTCTAATGCAGCACCAATAGTGCCCTTTCAATTGGTCCCCTACAGTCCCCACTGGAAAGTAAGTCCCACAGAGCAGCTAGGTTTCTttgatatatagaaaataatatataggagcacctgggtggctcagttggttaggcatctgtctttagctccggtcatgatctcagggtcctgggatcaagccccatgtcggggctccctgctcagtggggagtctgcttctctctctgctcttccccctacttgtgctctctctttctctctctgacaaaaggataaaatattttaaaaaagaaattttatacatattatatgtgtatatataaaacatatatgtaagTTATGGAGCATAGcactatttcttgtctttctaacCTATTGCCTGGAGAAATATGTAGCGcaacaaatatatgttaaatatatgaataattctTTTATGAGTAAGAGAACCAGAAAGACTGGCATCTCCCCGataaaatgtccatcagtggtCAGACAGGTGAAGGTATCGTTCTAAGATCGCCCCTATTAAATCTATGAAAACCAAATTCTATTCTACTTTCTAGatttattctcttcctttcaaCCCTTTGTGAGTTCAGTAGCATGACTCCCTCATAAAGCTGTGCGGTGGAGGTGACACAGTGTGGTTGAAAGACCATGGACTGAACTCAGACAATTCTGAGtctgagtcctggctctgtcattCTATAGTTGCTCCACCCTGGGCAAACTACATACCATCTCTACAGATCAGTTCTCTAACCTATTATAAGTGGGTTATGAATACTTATCTACTCGAGTTACGGgggatgaaaagaaaataacatctcATGTCAATTGATTTCTCAcattaggagtgcctgggtggctcacggttaaggatctgactccatctccgcttaggtcatgatatcagggccATGGGTTTGAACtcagtgttgggctccacatggaTGTAGAGCCTGCTGACCCCCATCCCCAGCAAAAAATCTCACattatttcaagttaaaaaaaaaaaatctgttctaaaTATTTCCAGACAGGAATAATCCGATCTCCACTATTGATGGCATACTGGGAAGTTGATTAAAAGTTGTATTTGTAAAGGGTCCCCATGAGCCTGTAGGTTTCTGCTCCCCTCCTGAATTCATGTACCTTATCAAACCTTTCTTCTTactaccttttttattttttttttatttttttatttttttaaaagattttatttatttattcatgatagtcacagagagagagagagaggctcagagacacaggcagagggagaagcaggctccgtgcaccgggagcccgacgtgggattcgatcccgggtctccaggatcgcgccctgggccaaaggcaggcgccaaaccgctgcgccacccagggatccctaccttttttatttttaaaatattttttatctttaagtaatctccatacccaacgtGGGACTGAAACTCACAaactgagatcaagtcacattctctactgactcacccagccagccagcctcaTCATTACCTTTTAGTTCCATTTTTCCTTGTTGGCTTTACATTGCCTTTTACTCTTAGTGGCAGCTAATTCCTACACATGGCATCCCTGGAATCTTGTCTTTCACATATTATTGTTGAGTCACTTTGGTTTTC
Protein-coding regions in this window:
- the LOC111093708 gene encoding uncharacterized protein LOC111093708 isoform X1, with amino-acid sequence MPQEDIILSNLQKRKIMGKDNGILKADLARDFNLLATMFSQTGHSEALPSYIYFFPDRWRRGEPSPLDCVPVVCLSYLHMGWDIWNSKDYTVSAQPLTCWMGHVFSTCYCPYLDYCIHLLTLFSICISDSCQRKRPKICLSLPRRRSPQNFPLMGREIRWNMSSEICWLPCCQSCPEERCSHQTTPSVFLGRFADSGHFI
- the LOC111093708 gene encoding uncharacterized protein LOC111093708 isoform X2 — protein: MPQEDIILSNLQKRKIMGKDNGILKADLARDFNLLATMFSQTGHSEALPSYIYFFPDRWRRGEPSPLDCVPVVCLSYLHMGWDIWNSKDYTVSAQPLTCWKYVGICLQKYAGCHVVRVVQKKGALTKQHHPFSLADLLILDISYK